In Rhodanobacter denitrificans, a single window of DNA contains:
- a CDS encoding molybdenum cofactor biosynthesis protein MoaE has protein sequence MGNFLRRIVDVEHECIDPAAALEFVADPAFGGFAMFVGRVREQNQGRAVTGVSYDVFEQLALVGFDDIMRRAQEQFGPRLKIYLAHARGRLGIGDVAVVVAVGTPHRDEAFRACRQVIEAVKHGSPIWKQEHCVDGSSEWSEGCSLCEPHEQDSRAESRHDGHAHG, from the coding sequence GCATCGATCCGGCCGCCGCGCTGGAGTTCGTCGCCGATCCGGCCTTCGGCGGGTTCGCCATGTTCGTCGGCCGGGTGCGCGAGCAGAACCAGGGACGGGCGGTCACCGGCGTCAGCTATGACGTGTTCGAGCAGCTGGCGCTGGTGGGCTTCGACGACATCATGCGGCGTGCGCAAGAGCAGTTCGGGCCGCGCCTGAAGATCTATCTGGCCCATGCCCGCGGGCGGCTCGGCATTGGCGACGTCGCGGTGGTCGTGGCGGTGGGCACGCCGCACCGCGACGAGGCGTTCCGCGCCTGCCGCCAGGTCATCGAGGCGGTCAAGCACGGCAGCCCGATCTGGAAGCAGGAGCACTGCGTGGACGGCAGCAGCGAGTGGAGCGAAGGCTGCTCGCTGTGCGAGCCACACGAACAGGACAGCCGGGCGGAGTCGCGACATGACGGCCACGCGCACGGCTGA